ATCAGTAACACCCAAACGCCAGCCCCCAGATAGACCAGTCGCTGGTAACGTTGCCATTCGCCAGGGGTCGCTAGCACCACCGGCACAGCCACCACTAGCACAAATGTCAGCAGCACCAACAGCAAAACCAGCGCCTGAAACACTATCGTCATGGTTTTCTGCTCCCAACACAGCCCACTTACCAGGCTATCAAAAAGCGGGTGGCCCGCAACGCTCAACCATACTACAATGCTCAATAACTTACGCGGGTGGGGTGGATGATGACCGTCGCAACGGACTGCTGGCAGGGCATTGATTACTTTGGGACAACGTGGCCCGATTGGTCGCATTATGGGCAACAACCAGCAGTGGACGCGACGACAGGCAGCATTCGCGACCCCCACGACCCGCAGGCGGTTTACCAGACGCTGCTGGCTGCGGATGCCCTGCGCTACTTGGTACTGCAAATGACGGCAACCAAAGCCTCGGGCCACCCTGGGGGTTTTGCCAGTTGCGCGGAAGCGATTGCCGCCCTGTTCATGCTGGGCCACAAGAACATCCCAACGGAAGTGGGCCACCATGCGCCGGGGTTTTATGCGGCGTTGTTCTTGGATGGCTCACTGGAAGCGATGGGGATTCACACGGTAGCCCAACTGCGAGAGCGCTTCCGGGAAATGCACGGGTTGCTGGGGCACTTGTCGGGCGCGATTCCGGGAGTCATTGGGCCAGCAGGTCCCTTGGGCCAAGGGCAACATTTTGCGATGGCGGGGGCGTATCTCTACCCCGATGTGCTGTTTCCGGTGACGATTGGGGATGGGGGGCTAGGGGAACCCTACGTCATGAGCAGCTTTTTGCATTTCCACACCGCGTTTCCCCAAGTGACGAATTTCTTGCCCATCCTGGTCTGGAACGGCTATAGCCAGGAACACCACAGCATGAATGCAACAGCGGACAACGCCGCCATGGAACGCTACTGGCGCGCCCACGGGTTTGACGCGGTGGTTTTGGTAGATGCCAAGGATTTCGATGACCAGGGGCAACCGGGAGATTACGTCGACAGCACTTTGTTTGGCTTTGCGCAACGGTTGCGGTTTACGGAAGCGGTCCTCAGCGGGTTGGACCAGGCAGCCCAGAGCGCCCTCGGGGGAAAATTAACGGTCTTCATCCTGAAGCAACTGAAAGGGGCCGGGGTACATGCGCGGGGCGCCAAAGCCCACAACCTGTATGCTCAGCATACCCTAGAGAATCCAGACATTGTACGGGCATTGCAGCAGCGGGCTTTGCCGGTAGAAGCCTGGGATTTGGTGCGGGAGAACTTTCGGCGGGCAGGCGGTGGTCCGGCAGCTCAGGTTGCGGTAACGGAATCGGTGCGCCCCTTGCCGCCCTTGCCCCTATTCACCCACCAGGAATTTCCCATCGGCGAAAAACAGGTGGCGACGACAGCCGTGGGGAAGTTAGTCGTGCAACTGGGGCAAAGCGACCCGAAATTTTTGGTGACCAACGCTGACGGCAATGAAGCGTCAGGGATTGCCAATATCAATCAGGGGCTGAAGGTGATTCACCCAACGGCAGACCCGCTGTATAACCAGTCGCCCCAGGGCCAGGTCTATGAACCCTTGAGCGAAGATGCCTGTGCGGGCTTGGCGGCGGCGGTGTGCCTGTTGGGGGGACGGTCGCTGTGGTGCTCCTATGAATCCTTTGCCATTAACGGGCTACCCATCTGGCAAACAGTAACTCAGGCGATGGCGGAATTGCGGCGACCCACGCCTTCGACGATTGCCTTGTTTACAGCGGGGGCGCTAGAGCAGGGGCGCAATGGCTGGACGCACCAACGCCCGGAAATCGAAGCCTACTACATGGCCCTGATGCGCAACGGGAATGTGTATCCGGTGTTTCCCCCTGATGCGAATTGCGCCCAAGCGGCCTACCTGTGGGCGGTGACCACGTTCAACAAAGGCATCGCCATTTTTGCCAGTAAAACGCCGTTGCCGGTGCGCACGACCTGGGAGCAGGCGCAACAGGCGGTCGCCCAGGGAGCTGTTGTCTTGCAAGAGACGCCGGGAGAACGGCTGGTGGTGCTGGCGGTGGTGGGCGATTTGGTCTTGATACCAGTATTTGCGGCGGCGGCCCAGTTGCAAGCCCAAGGCATTGGCACGCGCATTGTCAGCCTGGTGAACCTGCGGCGGTTGTGTCGCCCCAGTGATGTAGCTTGGTCCACCTGCGCCGAACCGGATGGGGAATTTATGGACGATGCCACCTTTGCCCAACTATTTACGGGTGATGCGCTGTTGGGCATTAGCGGGGGGCCGGTGACAACACTAGAACCCGTCCTGTTACGCGCGCAGATGCCCCGGCGGGATGCCATCGGCTGGCGGCGAGGAGAAACAGCGGCGTCTCCTGACCAATTGCTGGCCTACAACGGGTTGAGCGCCGAACAGATTGTCCAGCGGGTACATTCCCTGTTGTAGTGGGCGTTACCAACGTTGGGCAAGGCTCACTGTTATCTTGTGGGAGTTGTAGGATAGGGCGATTACTTTAGGATGGCAGGGCAGTCGACAACTCCAGCGGCGATCAAGCTAAGTGATGTCTTTTCCCCCGAGGAGCTGGCAGCTTTGAACCGGCGCTCGGATGTCAAAGGATGGCGGCAATTGTTGGCCCACTTGAGCATTTTAGTTGGAAGCGGACTACTGTGGCACGGGGCCTGGACGCAGGGGATGCTCTGGGGTTGGCTGGCGTTGCCCCTGTATGGCTTTAGCCTGGCGACTATGTTTGCCGCTGTCCATGAGTGTGTCCATCGCACGGCGTTTGCCACTCCCTGGTTGAACGATGCGGTGGCCTGGGTCGCTGGCGTATTGTCGTTTTACAACAGTGCGTTCTATCGCCGTTATCACCAGTGGCATCACCGCTATACGCAGATTCCTGGTAAAGACCCCGAACTGGAAGACCCCGTACCCACGAACTGGCGGATGTATCTGTGGCAGTTGAGCGGGATTCCCTGGTGGTGGGGAAAAGTACGGGGTCACCTGCGGGTGCTGCTGGGGAATTTTCAGGGATGTCCCTACATTGCTCCCGAAGCCCAGGCGACGGTGCGGCGTTCGACGGCAGCGCAGTTAGCGGTTTATGCCCTGGCAATAGCCCTATCGGTCTGGGCGGGCCAGCCGTGGTTTCTCATGGACTGGGTCGTGCCGCTAGCGGTGGGACAACCGTTTTTGCGCTTTATCTTGCTGGCAGAACACACGGGGTGTAGCTACGACAGCAACCCCCTGACCAACACGCGCACGACGTTGACCGGGTGGCCGGTGCGGTTGTTGATGTGGAACATGCCGTTTCATGCCGAGCACCATTTCTGTCCGGCAATTCCCTTTCATGCCTTGCCCCAGGCGCATCAAAAGTTGCGGGACAAGTGGGTGCATCTAGCGCCTGGCTACATCGCCGCCAACCGGGAAATCGTCGCCCAGTTTCCGGGATGACCGGGGTTTGGACAGCCCAAGATGTGACGCTGCAATGTGGAATCCAGTTGCCGCAGGTGCAGGTCGTCTATCAGACCTACGGGGAGCTTTCGCCCCGGCGGGATAACGTGGTGCTCTACCCCACGTCCTACGGCGCGCAGCACACGGACATCGAATGGTTGATTAGCCCGGATGGGATTCTCGACCCGAGCCGCTGGTTTATTGTGATTCCCAATATGTTGGGCAACGGGTTGTCCAGTTCGCCCAGCAACGGCGGGTTACCGGGCTTGGCGGAACAGGGGTGTGTGGTGACCCACTGGGACAATGTGACGTTGCAGGAGCGGTTGCTGCGGGAGGTCTGGGGCATTGAACGGCTGGCGCTGGTGTACGGCTGGTCCATGGGAGCGCAACAGGCCTACCATTGGGGAGCTTTATATCCTGACCGCGTCGAACGCATAGTTGCCCTGTGTGGCACAGCCCGCACCACGCCCCACAACCGGGTGTTTCTGCTAAGTTTACGGGCAGCGCTGACGGCAGACCCGGCGTGGGATGGGCAAACGTTCCAGGGCGTACCCGAGCGGGGCTACCGGGCCTTTGCCTGTATTTACGCCAGTTGGGCGGCTTCCCAGGCGTTTTATCGCGCCGAAATCTACAAACAACTGGGCTACCGGGATTTGGAGGACTACTTGGTGCGGGGATGGGAAGCGAACTACCGGCGACGGGACCCCAGGGATTTGCTGGCGATGATTGACACCTGGTTGCACTGTGACGTGGGCAACAATCCCGTTTACCAGGGAGATTACGAGCGGGCACTGCGTTCCATTCGGGCCAAAACCCTGGTGATGACCTGCACGACGGATTTGTACTTTCCCCCAGACGACTGCGCCGCCGAAGCTGCCTTGATCCCCAACGCCACGTTTCGGTTGATTGATTCCATCTGGGGCCACCGAGCGGGGAATCCCTGGCAACATCCCCCCGATGCCGCTTTTATTCGCCAGGTGGTGCAGGAGTGGTTGGCTACCTGAAGCATTTGGTGTTTTTGACGACACTTTGGCGGGCGCTTTCCCCGGTTTAATAGCCGTTAATTCGAGAGCAACGGTTTTTCCCATGACCCAGACCCTATCGGCGCTGGCGCAAGCGCGCGGCATTCGTTACTTTTTGATTTCGTTTACTGATTTGTTTGGCATTCAGCGGGCGAAGCTGGTGCCGGCAGCGGTGATTGACACGATGCAAACGGCCGCTGGCTTTGCGGGATTTGCCGCTTGGTTGGACATGACGCCGGCGGATGCGGATGTGTTTGCACGGGCCGATGCAGCAGCGTTGATGCCCTTGCCCTGGCAACCGGACGTGGCCTGGATGCCGGCGGACTTGGCCACCGTCAAAGGCGACCCTTTGCCCCAAACACCCCGGCTGGTTTTGAAACGGGTGCTGGAGCAGGCGCAGGCGCTCGGTTACCGGGTGAAAACGGGTGTCGAGTGTGAGTATTTTCTGGTGTCGCCGGATGGGGAATCGCTGGCGGATGGGCTCGACCGGCAGAGCAAACCTTGTTATGACCAGCAGGCCTTGATGCGGCGGTTTGCGGTGATCAGTGAAATTTGCGATGCCATGCAGGCGCTCGGGTGGGGCGCTTACCAAAACGACCACGAAGACGCCAACGGTCAATTTGAAATGAACTGGCTCTACGACGATGCCCTGGTGACCGCCGACCGGCACGCGTTTTTCAAGTACATGGTGAAGTCAATTGCGGAAAAACACGGGCTGCGGGCCACCTTCATGCCCAAACCTTTTGCCCATCTCACCGGCAATGGCTGTCACTTGCACTTGTCTGTGTGGGATGCGGCGGGAGCGGTGAATTTGTTCCATGACCCCCAAGACGAGATGGGTTTGTCACGCCTGGCCTATCACTTCATCGGGGGAGTCTTGCACCATGCGCCGGCCCTGTGCGCTTTTACGAACCCCACTGTGAACTCCTACAAGCGTCTCCACGCGCCTGTGACCCGCTCTGGCGCCACTTGGTCCCCCACCACCATCAGTTACAGCGGCAACAATCGCACCCACATGATTCGTATTCCCGACCCAGGGCGGTTTGAATTGCGCCTCGCGGATGGGGCCGCCAATCCCTATCTCTTTGTGGCCGCCGTCGTTGCCGCTGGGTTGGATGGCATTAAGGAACAACGCGACCCCGGCCCTCGGTGCGACAACAACAACTACACGGACCCCCTACCCCCCGAGCAATACCCGTCCCTACCGGGCAATCTGTTAGACGCGCTGCGGGCTTTGGAACGCAACACCACCCTGACCACTCTCCTTGGAGAGAACTTTGTGGAGTCCTATCTCAAGCTCAAGTACCGGGAGTGGCAGGAGTTCCACAGCCAGATCACGCCGTGGGAGCGGGCGTATACCTTGGACTGCTAGGCTCTGAAAGCGCCAGTCCCACAGCGTTTTTGGCTCAGGAAGACACCTGCAGTTCGGGGGTCTCTTCAGTGCTCAAGCGCTGGAAGAGTTCTCGGAAATGGTCGCCCCGCGCTTCAAAGTTAGGGTATTGGTCAAAACTGGCACAGGCTGGGGACAGCAGGATGGTCCGAGCGCCCGTTTGCTGAGCCAGTTCCCGTGCCGCCTGTACCGCTTCGGCCAGGTTGTTCACCACTACGTAGGGCCTGTAGTTGATCTGGTCTAGACGGTGGGCGAATGCCCTGGCCGCCGCCCCAAATAACACGACACCGGCTGCTTTTTCCTGAATCGTTTGCAGCCACGCGCGGTCGTCACCCGCTTTGGCCTTGCCCCCTGCAAGTAGGATCG
The sequence above is a segment of the Gloeomargarita sp. SKYB120 genome. Coding sequences within it:
- the psbZ gene encoding photosystem II reaction center protein PsbZ, producing the protein MTIVFQALVLLLVLLTFVLVVAVPVVLATPGEWQRYQRLVYLGAGVWVLLIFTIGLMDVFLV
- a CDS encoding fatty acid desaturase family protein; amino-acid sequence: MAGQSTTPAAIKLSDVFSPEELAALNRRSDVKGWRQLLAHLSILVGSGLLWHGAWTQGMLWGWLALPLYGFSLATMFAAVHECVHRTAFATPWLNDAVAWVAGVLSFYNSAFYRRYHQWHHRYTQIPGKDPELEDPVPTNWRMYLWQLSGIPWWWGKVRGHLRVLLGNFQGCPYIAPEAQATVRRSTAAQLAVYALAIALSVWAGQPWFLMDWVVPLAVGQPFLRFILLAEHTGCSYDSNPLTNTRTTLTGWPVRLLMWNMPFHAEHHFCPAIPFHALPQAHQKLRDKWVHLAPGYIAANREIVAQFPG
- a CDS encoding alpha/beta fold hydrolase, whose protein sequence is MTGVWTAQDVTLQCGIQLPQVQVVYQTYGELSPRRDNVVLYPTSYGAQHTDIEWLISPDGILDPSRWFIVIPNMLGNGLSSSPSNGGLPGLAEQGCVVTHWDNVTLQERLLREVWGIERLALVYGWSMGAQQAYHWGALYPDRVERIVALCGTARTTPHNRVFLLSLRAALTADPAWDGQTFQGVPERGYRAFACIYASWAASQAFYRAEIYKQLGYRDLEDYLVRGWEANYRRRDPRDLLAMIDTWLHCDVGNNPVYQGDYERALRSIRAKTLVMTCTTDLYFPPDDCAAEAALIPNATFRLIDSIWGHRAGNPWQHPPDAAFIRQVVQEWLAT
- the glnT gene encoding type III glutamate--ammonia ligase — its product is MTQTLSALAQARGIRYFLISFTDLFGIQRAKLVPAAVIDTMQTAAGFAGFAAWLDMTPADADVFARADAAALMPLPWQPDVAWMPADLATVKGDPLPQTPRLVLKRVLEQAQALGYRVKTGVECEYFLVSPDGESLADGLDRQSKPCYDQQALMRRFAVISEICDAMQALGWGAYQNDHEDANGQFEMNWLYDDALVTADRHAFFKYMVKSIAEKHGLRATFMPKPFAHLTGNGCHLHLSVWDAAGAVNLFHDPQDEMGLSRLAYHFIGGVLHHAPALCAFTNPTVNSYKRLHAPVTRSGATWSPTTISYSGNNRTHMIRIPDPGRFELRLADGAANPYLFVAAVVAAGLDGIKEQRDPGPRCDNNNYTDPLPPEQYPSLPGNLLDALRALERNTTLTTLLGENFVESYLKLKYREWQEFHSQITPWERAYTLDC